One genomic segment of Rhizobium gallicum bv. gallicum R602sp includes these proteins:
- a CDS encoding MarC family protein — MASADQLINAFTTLLVTIDPPGLVPIFLGLTSGMSRSQRKQVALRSSVIAFIILAMFALFGASVLGVLGISIGAFRIAGGLLLFWIAFEMVFERRQDRKEKTSEVAITKDHIQNIAVFPLALPLIAGPGAISATILLAGSLPTSVERAQLLIVIAGNLLLMLAALLIADRLDRFLGVTGRAILTRLLGVILAALAAQFVVDGVKAAMAVS, encoded by the coding sequence ATGGCAAGCGCCGACCAATTGATCAACGCTTTCACGACGCTGCTCGTCACGATCGATCCTCCCGGACTTGTGCCGATCTTTCTGGGACTGACCAGCGGCATGAGCCGCAGCCAGCGCAAGCAGGTGGCGCTGCGCAGCTCCGTTATCGCTTTCATCATCCTCGCCATGTTTGCGCTGTTTGGCGCAAGCGTGCTTGGGGTGCTCGGCATTTCCATCGGCGCCTTCCGCATCGCCGGCGGGCTGCTGCTCTTCTGGATCGCCTTTGAAATGGTGTTCGAGAGACGGCAGGACCGCAAGGAAAAGACCAGCGAAGTGGCGATCACCAAGGACCACATACAGAATATCGCGGTTTTTCCGCTCGCCCTTCCTCTCATTGCCGGTCCGGGCGCGATCTCGGCGACAATCCTGCTTGCGGGCTCGCTGCCGACCAGCGTCGAGCGCGCGCAGCTTCTTATCGTCATTGCCGGCAATCTTCTCTTGATGCTCGCCGCGTTGCTGATCGCCGACCGCCTGGACCGCTTCCTCGGCGTAACCGGTCGGGCGATCCTCACCCGGCTGCTCGGCGTCATCCTGGCGGCACTTGCAGCACAGTTCGTCGTAGACGGCGTGAAGGCAGCGATGGCTGTCAGTTGA
- a CDS encoding ArsR/SmtB family transcription factor — protein sequence MVEDLKQLDLAFHALSDATRRGILDRLSQGPASVSELAKPYHSSLAAIHQHVQVLEASGLVVTEKRGRTRECRISSEAVQRVENWLSERRQHWESRFDRLGKLLESSDSAVNASPSHSLAEGDNS from the coding sequence ATGGTTGAGGATTTAAAACAACTTGATTTGGCCTTTCACGCGCTTTCAGACGCCACGCGCCGGGGGATTCTCGATCGTCTTTCACAAGGTCCAGCTTCTGTAAGCGAACTGGCCAAGCCTTATCACTCGTCGCTGGCCGCGATCCATCAGCACGTGCAAGTGCTCGAGGCGAGCGGGCTAGTCGTGACGGAAAAACGCGGTCGCACCCGCGAATGCCGCATCTCCAGCGAGGCAGTGCAGCGTGTCGAGAATTGGCTGAGCGAGCGCCGGCAGCATTGGGAGAGCAGGTTCGACCGGCTCGGCAAACTGCTCGAAAGCAGCGACAGCGCAGTTAACGCTTCGCCTTCGCATTCATTGGCAGAGGGAGATAACTCATGA
- a CDS encoding SRPBCC family protein — protein MTAAPFLHGTFTLKRVWAAPPHRVFDAWCDPQLKAEWFTGPPERWTLLRRSMDFRVGGQEVLEGRFLESGTVTLFEARFHVIEPARRLVYTYDLHHSGRFHSVTLSSLELEAEGGGTRVSYTEQIVFLDGKDGTADRRHGTGIQFDMIEATLKSCGATQ, from the coding sequence ATGACGGCAGCCCCGTTTTTACACGGCACTTTCACGCTGAAGCGCGTTTGGGCGGCCCCGCCCCACCGGGTGTTCGACGCATGGTGCGATCCGCAGCTGAAGGCCGAGTGGTTCACCGGACCGCCGGAGCGTTGGACATTGCTGCGCCGGTCGATGGATTTTCGCGTGGGCGGGCAGGAGGTTCTGGAAGGGCGTTTCCTCGAAAGCGGCACGGTGACGCTTTTCGAGGCCCGTTTCCATGTGATCGAGCCGGCCCGGCGCCTCGTCTACACCTATGACCTGCATCACTCCGGACGCTTCCATTCGGTCACATTGTCGAGTCTGGAACTCGAAGCGGAAGGAGGAGGAACTCGCGTCTCCTACACCGAGCAGATCGTTTTCCTGGACGGGAAGGACGGCACTGCTGACCGCCGCCACGGGACTGGAATTCAATTCGACATGATCGAAGCCACCCTCAAGTCCTGCGGAGCAACGCAATGA
- a CDS encoding glutathione S-transferase family protein, whose protein sequence is MTIALYGHPFASFVWKPLIALYERGVSFTFKMIDPDHPENQARIAALSPTGQFPALIDGENEVTQSNAVIEYLDLFHGDGAPMIPEDPRQALKARMMADVFDDYIHVQTQRIVGDALRKKEERDPRGVADAHALMDRCYAWLEPRLRGKEWAACGRFTIADCAAAPALFYGDWVHPITDCYPALAAYRARLLSRPSVARVVEEARPYRSFFPLGAPDRD, encoded by the coding sequence ATGACCATCGCGCTTTACGGGCATCCATTTGCCTCATTCGTCTGGAAGCCGCTGATCGCGCTCTACGAGCGCGGGGTTTCCTTCACATTCAAGATGATCGATCCCGATCATCCGGAAAATCAAGCCCGCATCGCTGCGCTTTCTCCCACCGGGCAATTTCCTGCGCTGATCGACGGGGAGAATGAAGTCACGCAGAGCAACGCCGTGATTGAATATCTCGACCTGTTTCACGGAGATGGGGCGCCGATGATACCGGAGGATCCGCGCCAAGCGCTGAAGGCACGCATGATGGCGGACGTGTTCGACGATTATATCCACGTGCAGACGCAACGGATTGTTGGCGATGCCTTGCGCAAGAAAGAGGAGCGGGATCCTCGTGGTGTCGCCGACGCTCATGCGCTGATGGATCGCTGTTATGCCTGGCTGGAGCCACGCCTGAGAGGAAAGGAATGGGCTGCTTGCGGCAGATTCACGATTGCCGACTGCGCCGCCGCACCGGCACTCTTTTACGGAGACTGGGTCCATCCAATTACCGACTGTTACCCCGCCCTGGCGGCATACCGAGCGCGGCTCCTGTCCCGTCCTTCGGTCGCACGGGTCGTCGAGGAGGCGCGACCTTATAGGAGCTTTTTTCCGTTGGGGGCCCCCGACAGAGATTAG
- a CDS encoding DUF72 domain-containing protein encodes MSKSGSIRVGVGGWTFEPWRDHFYPSDLKQKDELHYASRQLKVIEVNGTYYSSQKPETFAKWASDVPEGFIFSLKASRFVTNRRVLGEAGESMERFLTQGLTKLGGKLGPILWQLAPTKKFDAEDFEAFLKLLPDKQDGLPLRHVVEVRHDSFKVPEFIALLAKYGVAPVCAEHFDYPMIADVTADFVYARLQKGSDDIKTCYPAKDLKDWARRLETWAEGKVPDDLPLVDKERKVKSEPRDVFAFMIHEGKVNAPFGAIALQEEVGK; translated from the coding sequence ATGAGCAAATCCGGCAGCATCCGCGTCGGTGTCGGCGGCTGGACTTTCGAGCCCTGGCGCGACCACTTCTACCCATCCGATCTCAAGCAGAAGGATGAGCTGCATTATGCCAGCCGGCAGTTGAAGGTCATTGAGGTTAACGGCACCTATTACAGTTCGCAGAAGCCGGAGACCTTTGCCAAATGGGCATCCGACGTGCCGGAGGGTTTCATCTTTTCGCTAAAGGCCAGCCGCTTCGTGACGAACCGGCGCGTGCTCGGCGAGGCGGGCGAATCCATGGAGCGTTTCCTGACGCAAGGGCTGACCAAGCTCGGCGGCAAGCTCGGTCCGATCCTCTGGCAGCTCGCGCCGACCAAGAAGTTCGATGCCGAGGATTTCGAAGCCTTCCTAAAGCTCTTGCCGGACAAGCAGGACGGCCTGCCTTTGCGGCATGTGGTCGAGGTGCGCCACGATTCCTTCAAGGTACCGGAATTCATCGCGCTCCTGGCGAAATACGGCGTGGCGCCGGTCTGCGCCGAGCACTTCGACTATCCGATGATCGCGGACGTCACGGCGGATTTCGTCTATGCCCGGCTGCAGAAAGGTTCGGACGACATCAAGACCTGCTACCCTGCCAAGGACCTGAAGGACTGGGCCAGGCGCCTTGAGACATGGGCGGAAGGCAAGGTGCCGGATGATCTGCCGCTGGTCGACAAGGAGCGGAAGGTCAAGAGCGAGCCTCGCGACGTTTTTGCCTTCATGATCCACGAAGGCAAGGTCAATGCACCGTTCGGTGCGATCGCTCTTCAGGAGGAGGTCGGGAAATAG
- a CDS encoding single-stranded DNA-binding protein: MAGSVNKVILIGNVGADPEIRRTQDGRPIANLRIATSETWRDRSSGERREKTEWHTVVVFNEGLCKVVEQYVKKGAKLYIEGQLQTRKWQDQNGNDRYSTEVVLQGFNSTLTMLDGRGEGGGASAGGGRGSSNDFGGGGNYGDDYGAPAQPSGRSSGGGGNFSRDLDDDIPF, from the coding sequence ATGGCTGGCAGCGTGAACAAGGTAATTCTGATCGGAAACGTGGGCGCAGACCCCGAAATCCGCAGGACGCAGGATGGCCGCCCGATTGCCAATCTTCGCATCGCGACGTCCGAGACGTGGCGTGACCGCAGTTCCGGCGAGCGCCGCGAAAAAACCGAGTGGCACACCGTCGTCGTTTTCAACGAAGGTCTCTGCAAGGTTGTCGAGCAATATGTGAAGAAGGGCGCCAAGCTCTATATCGAAGGCCAGCTCCAGACCCGCAAATGGCAGGACCAGAACGGCAACGACCGCTATTCGACGGAAGTCGTGCTACAGGGGTTCAATTCGACGTTGACGATGCTCGACGGCCGCGGCGAAGGCGGCGGTGCGAGCGCCGGTGGCGGACGCGGCAGCAGCAACGATTTCGGTGGCGGCGGCAATTACGGAGACGATTACGGCGCCCCGGCGCAGCCGTCCGGTCGCAGCAGCGGTGGCGGCGGGAATTTCTCGCGCGATCTCGATGACGATATCCCGTTCTAG
- a CDS encoding bifunctional ADP-dependent NAD(P)H-hydrate dehydratase/NAD(P)H-hydrate epimerase has protein sequence MAEKLGDLLLTPAEMAAVDAATAESGIASFGLMWSAGAAVAGAALRLYPGALRFAVLCGPGNNGGDGYVAARRLAESGAEVAVFHLGDPARLHGDAARARAECALASQPLAVYIPGPGDVVVDAIFGAGLGRDVPQQVRSVIEQVTGAAVPVISVDLPSGLDGRSGEVLGAAFKAAHTVTFMTRKPGHLLMPGRELCGSVEVADIGIPARIIKAHSSGMISENTPVKWAHLLSSAKLETHKYKRGHLAVFSGGAGKTGAARMSAMAGLKAGAGLVTIAAPRDAMAENGAHLTAVMLHVVDDGMALRDWLADERLQTFVLGPGFGIGAKTRDFTAALSGRHLVLDADGITSFKDDPRELFNLFAEGEPHLVLTPHEGEFARLFPDIAADRRLSKVDKAQAAAQRANAAIVYKGADTVIASPDGRALINTNAPVWLATAGSGDVLSGMIGALLAQGLPAFEAAALGVYLHGEAGQRAGKGLSAEDLVAHVQPF, from the coding sequence ATGGCAGAAAAACTGGGTGACCTACTTCTTACGCCTGCAGAAATGGCTGCCGTCGATGCCGCCACGGCCGAATCGGGCATCGCCTCTTTCGGGCTTATGTGGAGCGCGGGGGCGGCCGTCGCGGGTGCCGCGCTTCGGCTGTATCCCGGCGCATTGCGCTTCGCCGTTCTCTGCGGCCCCGGCAACAATGGTGGCGACGGATATGTCGCGGCCCGTCGGCTCGCGGAAAGCGGCGCCGAGGTTGCCGTCTTCCATCTCGGCGACCCGGCCAGGCTTCACGGCGACGCCGCTCGAGCAAGGGCCGAATGCGCGCTCGCCTCGCAACCGCTCGCTGTGTATATCCCGGGGCCGGGCGATGTTGTTGTCGATGCGATCTTCGGGGCGGGGCTCGGACGGGATGTGCCGCAGCAGGTGCGTTCCGTCATCGAGCAGGTGACCGGCGCTGCGGTTCCCGTGATTTCCGTCGACTTGCCATCCGGGCTCGACGGCCGCAGCGGCGAGGTGCTGGGCGCGGCATTCAAGGCGGCCCACACGGTCACGTTCATGACCCGCAAACCCGGCCACTTGCTGATGCCGGGCAGGGAGCTTTGCGGCAGCGTCGAGGTTGCCGACATCGGGATTCCAGCGCGCATCATCAAGGCTCATTCGTCCGGAATGATCTCCGAAAACACTCCGGTAAAATGGGCGCACCTGCTGTCCTCTGCGAAACTGGAGACGCATAAATACAAGCGCGGACATCTTGCTGTTTTTTCAGGCGGCGCGGGTAAAACAGGTGCTGCGCGGATGTCTGCGATGGCCGGGCTGAAAGCCGGAGCCGGTCTCGTAACCATCGCCGCGCCGAGGGACGCGATGGCTGAAAACGGCGCCCATCTGACGGCTGTCATGCTGCATGTTGTCGATGACGGGATGGCCTTGCGCGACTGGCTGGCCGACGAGCGCTTGCAAACTTTCGTCCTCGGACCGGGCTTCGGGATCGGTGCAAAGACAAGAGACTTCACCGCCGCGCTCAGCGGTCGCCATCTCGTGCTCGACGCAGATGGCATTACGTCGTTCAAGGACGACCCGCGAGAGCTTTTCAACCTCTTTGCGGAAGGCGAGCCGCATCTCGTGCTGACGCCGCATGAAGGCGAGTTCGCACGCCTCTTTCCGGATATCGCGGCAGACAGGAGGCTCAGCAAGGTCGACAAAGCGCAGGCGGCTGCACAGCGCGCCAATGCGGCGATCGTGTACAAGGGCGCCGATACCGTTATCGCATCGCCGGATGGCCGGGCTCTGATTAACACGAACGCACCGGTCTGGCTTGCGACGGCTGGCTCAGGCGATGTCCTTTCCGGCATGATCGGGGCGCTTCTGGCGCAGGGGTTGCCCGCATTCGAGGCTGCTGCATTGGGCGTCTACCTCCATGGCGAAGCCGGGCAGCGCGCCGGCAAGGGCCTGTCGGCCGAAGATCTCGTGGCCCATGTGCAGCCGTTCTAG
- the uvrA gene encoding excinuclease ABC subunit UvrA, with the protein MSELKTISIRGAREHNLKGIDLDLPRNKLIVMTGLSGSGKSSLAFDTIYAEGQRRYVESLSAYARQFLEMMQKPDVDQIDGLSPAISIEQKTTSRNPRSTVGTVTEIYDYMRLLFARVGVPYSPATGLPIESQTVSQMVDRVLEFEEGTRLYILAPIVRGRKGEYKKELAELMKKGFQRVKVDGQFYEIADVPALDKKYKHDIDVVVDRIVVRPDMASRLADSFETSLKLAEGLAIAEFADKPLPPEETSAGGSANKSLNETHERVLFSEKFACPVSGFTIPEIEPRLFSFNNPAGACPSCDGLGAQQKIDAALIIPEPERTLRDGAIAPWAKSSSPYYNQTLEALGKHYGFKLGNRWSDLPEKAQDVILNGTDEKIEFNYADGARSYTTHKSFEGIITNLERRWKETDSAWAREEIERFMSAAPCPACNGFRLKPETLAVKINKLHIGQVTDMSIRVARDWFEALPATFSAKQNEIAVRILKEIRDRLRFLNDVGLEYLSLSRSSGTLSGGESQRIRLASQIGSGLTGVLYVLDEPSIGLHQRDNARLLDTLKHLRDIGNTVIVVEHDEDAILTADDVVDIGPAAGVHGGQIVAHGTPQDIMANPRSLTGKYLSGELGVPVPGERRKPKKGREIKVVGARGNNLKNITASIPLGVFTAVTGVSGGGKSTFLVETLYKSAARRVMGAREIAADHDRIDGFEHIDKVIDIDQSPIGRTPRSNPATYTGAFTPIRDWFAGLPEAKARGYQPGRFSFNVKGGRCEACQGDGVIKIEMHFLPDVYVTCDVCHGKRYNRETLDVTFKGKSISDVLDMTVEEGVEFFSAVPAVRDKLQSLFDVGLGYIKVGQQANTLSGGEAQRVKLAKELSKRSTGRTLYILDEPTTGLHFHDVAKLLEMLHELVNQGNSVVVIEHNLEVIKTADWVLDFGPEGGDGGGEIVAAGTPEAIVKETRSYTGHFLKDLLERRPVKRTFVAAE; encoded by the coding sequence ATGAGTGAACTTAAGACGATTTCCATCCGTGGCGCGCGCGAGCACAACCTCAAGGGCATCGACCTCGACCTGCCGCGCAACAAGCTCATCGTCATGACCGGCCTTTCCGGGTCCGGGAAGTCGTCACTCGCCTTCGACACGATCTATGCCGAAGGCCAGCGCCGCTATGTCGAAAGCCTTTCGGCCTATGCCCGCCAGTTCCTGGAGATGATGCAGAAGCCGGATGTCGACCAGATCGACGGCCTGTCGCCGGCCATCTCGATCGAGCAGAAGACGACCTCGCGCAATCCTCGCTCGACGGTCGGCACCGTCACCGAAATCTATGACTACATGCGCCTTCTCTTTGCGCGCGTCGGCGTTCCCTATTCTCCGGCAACCGGTCTGCCGATCGAGAGCCAGACCGTCAGCCAGATGGTCGACCGTGTGCTCGAATTCGAGGAAGGCACACGTCTTTATATTCTGGCGCCGATCGTGCGCGGCCGTAAGGGCGAATACAAGAAGGAACTGGCGGAGCTCATGAAAAAGGGCTTCCAGCGCGTCAAGGTTGACGGCCAGTTCTACGAGATCGCCGATGTTCCGGCGCTCGACAAGAAATACAAGCATGATATCGACGTCGTCGTGGACCGCATCGTCGTGCGTCCCGACATGGCGTCTAGGCTTGCCGACAGCTTCGAGACCTCTCTGAAGCTCGCCGAAGGGCTTGCCATCGCCGAATTTGCCGACAAGCCGCTGCCCCCGGAGGAAACATCTGCGGGTGGGTCCGCCAACAAATCGCTCAACGAGACGCATGAGCGCGTGCTGTTCTCGGAAAAATTCGCCTGCCCCGTTTCCGGTTTCACCATTCCGGAGATCGAGCCGCGGCTCTTCTCGTTCAACAATCCCGCCGGTGCCTGCCCGTCCTGTGACGGCCTCGGCGCGCAGCAGAAGATCGACGCGGCGCTGATCATCCCCGAACCGGAGCGAACGCTGCGCGACGGCGCCATCGCGCCTTGGGCAAAGTCGAGTTCCCCTTACTATAATCAGACGCTGGAAGCGCTCGGTAAACATTACGGCTTCAAACTCGGCAACCGCTGGAGCGATCTGCCCGAAAAGGCGCAGGACGTCATCCTGAACGGCACGGACGAGAAGATCGAGTTCAACTATGCCGACGGCGCGCGCTCCTACACCACGCATAAGAGCTTCGAAGGCATCATCACCAATCTCGAGCGTCGCTGGAAGGAAACCGATTCCGCCTGGGCGCGCGAAGAGATCGAGCGCTTCATGTCCGCAGCCCCCTGCCCGGCCTGCAACGGCTTTCGCCTGAAGCCGGAAACGCTGGCAGTGAAGATCAACAAACTGCATATCGGCCAGGTCACCGATATGTCGATCCGTGTGGCACGCGACTGGTTCGAGGCGCTTCCCGCGACTTTCTCGGCCAAGCAGAATGAGATCGCAGTCCGCATCCTGAAGGAAATCCGCGACCGCCTGCGCTTCCTGAACGACGTCGGCCTCGAATATCTCAGCCTGTCGCGGAGTTCCGGCACGTTGTCGGGCGGCGAAAGCCAGCGCATCCGTCTTGCCTCGCAGATCGGCTCGGGCCTGACAGGCGTGCTCTACGTTCTCGACGAGCCGTCGATCGGCCTGCACCAACGCGACAATGCGCGGTTGCTCGACACGCTGAAGCACCTGCGCGATATCGGCAATACGGTGATCGTCGTCGAGCATGACGAGGATGCGATTCTGACGGCCGACGACGTGGTCGACATCGGTCCGGCAGCCGGCGTCCACGGCGGCCAGATCGTGGCGCACGGCACGCCGCAGGACATCATGGCGAACCCGCGATCGCTGACCGGCAAGTATCTTTCCGGTGAACTCGGCGTGCCGGTGCCCGGCGAACGGCGCAAGCCGAAAAAAGGCCGCGAGATCAAGGTGGTCGGCGCGCGCGGCAACAATCTGAAGAACATCACCGCCTCCATCCCGCTGGGTGTCTTCACGGCCGTGACGGGCGTTTCGGGGGGCGGCAAATCCACCTTCCTGGTGGAGACGCTCTACAAATCGGCCGCTCGTCGCGTGATGGGCGCGCGCGAAATTGCGGCCGATCATGATCGCATCGACGGCTTCGAGCACATCGACAAGGTAATCGATATCGACCAGTCGCCGATCGGCCGCACGCCGCGTTCGAACCCGGCAACCTACACCGGCGCATTTACGCCAATCCGCGACTGGTTCGCGGGCCTGCCGGAGGCGAAAGCGCGCGGCTACCAGCCGGGGCGGTTCTCCTTCAACGTTAAAGGCGGGCGCTGCGAAGCCTGCCAGGGGGACGGCGTCATCAAGATCGAAATGCACTTCCTGCCGGACGTCTACGTCACCTGCGATGTCTGCCATGGCAAGCGCTACAATCGCGAGACGCTGGACGTGACCTTCAAGGGCAAGTCGATTTCGGACGTGCTCGACATGACGGTCGAGGAAGGTGTGGAGTTCTTCAGCGCCGTGCCGGCGGTACGCGACAAGCTGCAATCGCTATTCGATGTCGGACTCGGCTACATCAAGGTCGGCCAGCAGGCAAACACGCTTTCGGGTGGCGAGGCCCAGCGCGTCAAGCTAGCCAAGGAACTGTCGAAGCGCTCGACGGGCCGGACCCTCTACATCCTCGACGAACCGACGACCGGCCTGCACTTCCATGACGTCGCCAAGCTGCTCGAAATGCTGCACGAACTGGTGAACCAGGGCAATTCCGTCGTGGTGATCGAGCACAATCTCGAAGTCATCAAGACGGCCGACTGGGTGCTCGATTTCGGCCCGGAAGGCGGTGACGGCGGTGGCGAGATCGTTGCGGCCGGCACGCCGGAAGCGATCGTCAAGGAAACCCGGTCCTATACCGGCCACTTCCTTAAGGATCTTCTGGAGCGCCGACCGGTGAAGAGGACGTTTGTGGCAGCGGAATAG
- the gyrA gene encoding DNA gyrase subunit A gives MTEQTPPGGGKLPPGIEPISIMEEMQRSYLDYAMSVIVSRALPDVRDGLKPVHRRILYGMSELGIDWNKKYVKCARVTGDVMGKYHPHGNAAIYDALARMAQDWSLRLPLIDGQGNFGSVDGDPPAAERYTECRLQRAAHSLLDDLDKETVDFRDNYDGTLSEPVVVPAKFPNLLVNGAGGIAVGMATNIPPHNLTEVINGCIALIDDPAIELPELMQIIPGPDFPTGAKILGRAGIRSAYETGRGSVIMRGVAAIEPMRGDREQIIITEIPYQVNKATMIEKMAELVRDKRIEGISDLRDESDRQGYRVVIELKRDANAEVILNQLYRYTPLQTSFGCNMVALNGGKPEQMNLLDMLRAFVFFREEVVSRRTKFLLRKARERAHVLVGLAIAVANIDEVIRVIRQAPDPQSAREELMTRRWPAEDVESLIRLIDDPRHRINEDMTYNLSEEQARAILELRLARLTALGRDEIGDELNKIGDEIKDYLDILSSRVRIQTIVKDELTSVRDEFGTPRRTEIVDGGLEMDDEDLIAREDMVVTVSHLGYIKRVPLTTYRAQRRGGKGRSGMTTRDEDFVSRLFVVNTHTPVLFFSSRGIVYKEKVWRLPIGTPTSRGKALINMLPLAPGERITTILPLPEDEESWESLDVMFSTTRGTVRRNKLSDFVQVNRNGKIAMKLEEEGDEILSVETCTEHDDVLLTTALGQCIRFQVDDVRVFAGRNSIGVRGINLGNGDRIISMTIVGHVDAEPWERAAYLKRSAVERRATGVDEEDIALVGEEVTEEGLLTDERYEELKAREQFVLTVSQKGFGKRSSSYDFRISGRGGKGIRATDTSKTSEIGELVAAFPVDEGDQIMLVSDGGQLIRVPVGGIRIASRATKGVTIFSTAKDEKVVSVERISEPEDDGEEVGEIVNETPIEGGEAPPATEE, from the coding sequence TTGACTGAACAAACACCCCCAGGTGGCGGGAAGCTCCCGCCAGGCATCGAGCCCATCTCCATCATGGAGGAAATGCAGCGGTCCTATCTCGATTACGCGATGAGCGTCATCGTCAGCCGCGCGCTTCCGGACGTGCGCGACGGCCTCAAGCCTGTGCACCGGCGCATCCTCTATGGGATGTCCGAGCTCGGCATCGACTGGAACAAAAAATACGTCAAATGCGCCCGCGTCACCGGTGACGTGATGGGTAAATACCATCCGCACGGCAATGCCGCGATCTACGACGCACTTGCCCGTATGGCGCAGGATTGGTCGCTCCGCCTGCCGCTGATCGACGGCCAGGGCAATTTCGGCTCCGTCGACGGAGACCCGCCGGCGGCCGAACGTTACACGGAATGCCGTCTGCAAAGGGCGGCCCATTCTCTGCTCGACGACCTCGACAAGGAAACGGTCGACTTCCGCGACAACTACGACGGCACGCTCTCCGAGCCCGTCGTGGTGCCCGCGAAGTTCCCGAACCTTTTGGTCAACGGGGCAGGCGGCATTGCCGTCGGTATGGCGACCAATATTCCGCCGCACAACCTGACCGAAGTCATCAACGGCTGCATCGCGCTGATCGATGATCCAGCGATTGAACTGCCGGAGCTCATGCAGATCATTCCCGGTCCGGATTTTCCGACTGGTGCGAAAATCCTTGGCCGCGCCGGCATCCGCTCGGCTTATGAAACCGGCCGTGGTTCCGTGATCATGCGCGGCGTTGCCGCGATCGAGCCGATGCGTGGCGACCGCGAGCAGATCATCATCACCGAGATCCCGTATCAGGTGAACAAGGCGACGATGATCGAGAAAATGGCCGAGCTGGTGCGCGACAAGCGCATCGAGGGCATCTCCGATCTCCGCGACGAATCCGACCGCCAGGGCTATCGCGTCGTCATCGAGCTGAAACGCGATGCCAATGCCGAAGTCATCCTGAACCAGCTTTATCGCTACACGCCGCTGCAGACCTCCTTCGGCTGCAACATGGTGGCGCTGAACGGCGGCAAGCCCGAACAGATGAACCTTCTCGATATGCTCCGCGCATTCGTCTTCTTCCGCGAGGAGGTCGTTAGCCGGAGAACGAAATTCCTTCTTCGCAAGGCGCGCGAACGTGCGCATGTCTTGGTGGGTCTCGCGATTGCGGTCGCCAATATCGATGAAGTGATCCGCGTCATCCGCCAGGCGCCCGATCCGCAGTCCGCGCGCGAAGAGCTGATGACGCGCCGCTGGCCCGCGGAAGATGTTGAAAGCCTGATCCGCCTCATCGACGACCCGCGTCATCGTATCAACGAGGATATGACCTATAACCTCTCGGAAGAGCAGGCGCGGGCAATCCTCGAGCTCCGCCTTGCCCGCCTGACAGCGCTCGGCCGCGATGAAATCGGCGACGAACTCAACAAGATCGGCGACGAGATCAAGGATTATCTCGATATCCTGTCGTCCCGCGTCCGCATCCAGACGATCGTCAAAGACGAGCTGACATCGGTTCGCGACGAATTCGGCACGCCGCGCCGCACCGAGATCGTCGACGGTGGCCTCGAAATGGACGACGAGGACCTTATTGCCCGCGAGGACATGGTCGTTACCGTTTCGCACCTCGGCTATATCAAGCGCGTGCCGCTGACGACCTATCGGGCCCAGCGACGCGGCGGTAAGGGCCGCTCCGGCATGACGACGCGCGACGAGGATTTCGTTAGCCGGCTATTCGTGGTTAATACCCACACGCCGGTCCTTTTCTTCTCCTCGCGAGGCATCGTCTACAAGGAAAAGGTCTGGCGCCTACCGATCGGCACCCCGACGTCTCGGGGCAAGGCGCTGATCAACATGCTGCCGCTGGCACCTGGCGAACGCATCACCACGATCCTGCCTTTGCCGGAGGACGAGGAGAGCTGGGAAAGCCTCGACGTCATGTTCTCGACGACACGCGGCACGGTACGCCGCAACAAGCTGTCAGATTTTGTCCAGGTAAACCGTAATGGCAAGATCGCCATGAAGCTCGAGGAGGAGGGCGATGAAATCCTCTCCGTCGAGACCTGCACCGAACATGATGACGTTCTGTTGACGACGGCGCTCGGCCAGTGCATCCGCTTCCAGGTCGATGATGTCCGTGTCTTTGCGGGCCGCAATTCGATCGGCGTGCGCGGTATCAACCTCGGCAATGGCGACCGCATCATCTCGATGACTATCGTGGGCCATGTCGATGCCGAACCTTGGGAGCGGGCTGCCTACCTCAAGCGTTCCGCTGTCGAACGCCGCGCCACGGGTGTCGACGAGGAGGATATCGCCCTGGTCGGCGAGGAAGTCACCGAAGAGGGACTGCTGACAGACGAGCGCTACGAGGAACTGAAGGCACGCGAACAATTCGTGCTGACAGTGTCACAGAAGGGCTTCGGCAAGCGGTCGTCTTCCTACGACTTCCGCATCTCCGGTCGCGGCGGCAAGGGCATTCGCGCCACCGATACCTCCAAGACGAGCGAGATCGGCGAACTCGTCGCCGCTTTCCCGGTCGACGAGGGCGACCAGATCATGTTGGTCTCGGATGGCGGGCAGCTGATCCGCGTCCCGGTCGGCGGCATACGCATCGCCAGCCGCGCCACCAAGGGCGTGACGATCTTCTCGACCGCCAAGGATGAAAAGGTCGTCTCCGTCGAGCGCATCAGCGAGCCGGAGGATGACGGCGAGGAGGTTGGCGAGATCGTCAACGAAACGCCGATTGAAGGTGGCGAGGCGCCACCTGCAACGGAAGAATAA